One Phyllopteryx taeniolatus isolate TA_2022b chromosome 12, UOR_Ptae_1.2, whole genome shotgun sequence genomic window, GGAGTTGGGATAAAAAGCCGCTTCCTTTTCCTGCTCACGCCATCTTTTTTTGCACAGTGATACATCACCAGGTTTGTAACAAAAAGtggcagacaaaacaaatgttctTAGACTCGCAAATAACTGACGCCACCCCCACGCCACCCACAAAAActatttgtaattgcctatcaatgccaccagatggcgacaaagcactTAGAACAGgcaggatcataaagcatcaacgaCATCCTGATGCATGTACGCAATCGTGAACCCGTTTTGACATAAGTGACTGTATTCAGTTGTTCAATTATTCACCTTTATTTCAGGCTTATCGATAGTATTAGCTAACATGCTAGCCATTCGGAAAGTGGCGATACTTTGAATACCTTAATGCAGCTAGCAGGGGGGGAAACAACGAACAACGACAAGAAGATAGTGCAAAAACAATTTTGCTttcattgctttggcctgagcacaaaaagagCAAATCGACAAGATCGTCATTTCAGTATTCTTACTTTTTGTTACATATTTCTTTGGTGATGTGCTGtgagttgttttttatttcttttgttgtttttaatgtaaaatggtACAGACAAAAAAtggtcaataaaggttgggaaacattgctTGCTCCACTGCCGCTTCCTTCCGCACCCCGCAGATCACCGGCGCCATCCTGCTGGCGGTGGGCGTCTGGGGCAAGTTGATGCTGGGCCCGTACATCTCGCTCATCGCCGACAACTCCACCAACGCCCCCTACGTGCTCATCGGCACCGGGACCGTCATCGTGGTTTTCGGCCTGTTCGGATGTTTCGCCACGTGCAGAGGAAGCCCGTGGATGTTGAAGCTGGTAAGAAGGAGTGTCTGGAGTCACTCCCTTCCCTTCAGAAAATAAACCCCAATCATTCTCGAATAAGCAGGAATAAACTGCCAATGAACGTTCTCGgggttggttgtttgtcttgtgCCCTTTGACCTAGGGTGTACCCGGccactcgcccaaagtcagatgggattaAAGTCGGGCACATGCGCGACCCTCATATGTAGaagttgtgtgggtgtgtccaCTCCAATCCTGTAGGTGGCAGTCATGCACATTAGGCCGCACacagcaagctttttttttttttttatttaaatcctCCCGTCGTTGCGGGTATTGTGGGGCATTGCCTGCACGTGGCCCCGATGCAAATGGATAGTAACACTTGAAGTGAAAAGAAATATCCATTGATTTCAATTTGTATCCAACTCTGTACCAGCATTTCACAGAATCAGAATTTCTAGTTTTCCGTCGGTGTCGAAACGCGCCGCATCATCCTGAGAgcagtttctaatattttgatggGACTAAACCTGCTAACCGAAATGTCAGGAACCGCAGAAGACTGCGCTTTGTTATCTTTGTGTCCCAACAAGCGCACATCAAGCGCGTTGTCTCTCCCCCTCTCCGCAGTACGCCATGTTTCTGTCGCTGGTCTTCCTCGCCGAGTTGGTGGCCGGGATTAGCGGATTTGTCTTTCGCCACGAGGTCAGCGCGCATTTCATTTCGGCGCTAAAACCCCAAAGCGTCAATCTAAATAAAGCCGCCGGTGTCGTGATGATGTCGTCGCTTTCTGCATGCGCCGCAGATAAAGGGAACCTTCCACAGGACGTACACCGACGCCGTCCTCAACTACAACGCTGACGACGAGGCGAGCCGCGCCGTTGACAGCCTGCAGCGCAGAGTAAGccgcgtgcgcgcgcacacacacacacacacacacacacacacaaaggacaCTGTCAGTCTTAACGTACGGTAAtcccttttgattgacacacCTAAAAGGTTCATTTGCATacggatgccacaagatggtggcaaaggactacgtttgtctaaatgaagctcctcaactcacttcaaatagTTTCTTTGGCACCAAAGCAAATACGTTGGACCCCCGTTATTGGCGGCGGACGGGGACCGGGCCGGAGAGCGAATAGCGCAAATCCGCAAATGCTTGCCGCCCGTTATAATTGCGCACAGACGATGTGCGGACTTCACCGTAGCACGTGGCTGGGAACTTCACGGCTAATGACTTGCATGGAAAtgccaaaaagaaaagtttATATCCGTCAGGTGTTTTCGAAAAGGGTGAGCACTCttactgtattttagtttcaAGCTCAGCGCAGCGTTTGTTTACAATTTCCCAcaaatcgatttttttttttttttttttttttttgtgcaaatgctAATGTGCATGCAAGAGCAGCACTTTTCAATTAAAGCATTATGCACAGTCTGAACGTTAACACTGCTAAAATATACGAAAACGGAACAAAACTGCACCTAAATTATTGAATTCAAATGTGTTGCACACAAAATTGATTCAAGATTCAAAGTAACCAACTTGTGAACAGTGATTCtatcacgtaccactagagggaggcaACGTACAAGTCGGGGTACGCCGACCACACTTCGACGATCACTGACAcagaagtacttttttttttttttttttccttcttgtaCGACAGTTACTGAAGACATCGACGTTACAGTTTTGTTTAAGAATTTGACTAATTTGACTAATATGACCTCAATACACACACGTTTGTACTTTGAATGTATTCCCCCGGTGTGCGCGTGCGTTTGTAGCTGCGCTGCTGCGGCGTGCGCAACTACACCAGCTGGTTCGGCAGCGTGTATTATCCGTCCAACGGCGTTCCCGCCAGCTGCTGCGTCAACGCGATGGACTGCAACCCGGACGACCTCCGCAACGCGACCGTGGCCCCCGGCAAAGTTTATCACCAGGTCAGCGCCGTGTGCAACCCGCGCGCCGCTCGTATAGGCTctttacctgtgtgtgtgtgtgtgtgtgtgtgtgtgtgtgcagggctGCTACGAGCTGGTCACTTCATTCATGGAGACCAACATGGCCATCATCGCGGGTGTCACGTTTGGCATCGCCTTCTCGCAGGTAAAACAAAACGCCGAGACATTCGGAAAGTGGCGATACTTTTAATACCTTAATGCAGTATTTACTTCCATGACTAATATTTTGCTAACTTTATTCTATaagtttccatgttttttttttcccatctgtTCAGAAAAattttatgtgatttttttttttttttttttttttttgtgtgtcatcaGCTACTTTATTACTTCCAGCAAAAGCGTGATCTATGCACATATGAACCATTTCTGAAGATTAATCTTTGAGCTCATTTCTACGTGGGTTTTGACTGACTTGTGGGAATTTGTCTTTCAGCTGATCGGCATGTTGCTGGCCTGCTGTCTGTCCAGGATCATCACAGCCAACCAGTACGAGATGGTCTAGCTGACGTCacgtggcaggtgtgtgtttgtttgtttgtgtgtgtgtgtgtgtgtgtgtgtgtgtttatttaaaaaaaaaaaagaaagaaaagaaaagacaacatGATTAGTTTCTCATTACGGCTCGATGGATAATTGTCTTGTCTTTTCAGTGAGGTGAagagaagatgaaaaaaaaaaaaaaaaaaaagacagacgaGAGTACTTTTGTTTCCTTGAATGATCTCAAAACATCTCATTTCCGCCTGCAACGCGCGCGCATCAAGTGCGAGCGACCCGCCGCTGTGCGTGCCACCCGACACGTCGCCTTTGCGCACATTTCACACTTGGCTTGATGCTTTTCATTCGCGGTAGACCGACGCCATCATTGAAAAACGGCTCCTGTCTTTAGATTCTGAAGGAGACACAATTCCACGCTTATTAAATCCGCTACCCGACAGTAGGGGGAGCTGTTGCGCTCCagttctcgtttttttttttttgtttttttttttcttcccagtttatttctgaaaatggcATACAAAGGAAGATTTGCAGGAACTGTGCGAGTACTAGGAGAACACCgagaagaaaataatacaattgtgAAGGAAGAAAATACGTATTAAGTTACTTAGAATAAATTCTTCCAAGAATCAAAATGGTAACGTTATGGATTAAAGACAACACTCGCAGCTGTAGTCTGTTTTagttttgtaatattacgactttacaCTTAAATAAACCTTTTCTTGCATTGGGACTTTTCTCCTACTTTTAAGACTTTGCTCTtgcaaattataaataaatatcaggACTTTctcataataattaataataattttctttctcatgttacaactttattggtctaaaataaaaaaatcttatgattatattttgtaaaatgactACTTTTCTCATGTTAGAAATTGTATTATGAGAATATGGAAAAATGACTTcttgaaatgttacatttttctcCAATTACAACTTTCCCCTCGACTTTAttatcttaattttattttaataattgattttttttaaagtaaaaacattGTCCTCATATCCCAACCTTTTTGTAATAATATACTTGattcttgtaaaatgtttgttaatttaaaacaaatcttttaaaTAATCACTTGTCTCATAAATGACCTTTTTTGGGGGACTTTTGCGACTTTATACTTGTCAATTTTAATCGcccaacatttgttttttctcgTACTACATCTatagtctttttaaaaaaataaaataaaaatctcaggTCACAAAAAttgactttattcccataaaataaaaatgtgtgttgtgtgAAATGGACTATTTTATCCcaacattgcaacttttttccctTTCTAAACGTTTTTCTCCTAAGTTGCCCAATTTCTTTGCACCCTTGCGACTTTATTACGGCCAATTTCGGTTGTAATATTACACTGAAagcagaaaacatttgaaaagatcTTTTAATGCTCCCCGAGCGAcactgtgttgttgtgtgtgttgtgcatcAAAACGCCGCCgtttccatcatcatcatcatcatcctcatcatatCTGTagatatgtactgtaaatgtaatttataaTACTAACGATGATGTAATGTTTCATTGTAATATGATAATTGGCTGCGTTTAAGCTACTGTTTAGTCGTATTTGTTTGCACTGACTGGTAACTAGTAGTGGCTGCTGTTGTGATGTAGACTTCTAGTAGGGTTTGGCATTACAGCTTCAACAAGTGATTTTTCTCCTTTGgccttcattttatttttatttttttaacttctccCGAACTATTTTCCTTCTGTTATTTAGTGGCTCTTGAGTTCTTCAGTATTTaacagtggattttttttttaactagttGCTGTTGTACGCTGCTTTGAGTACATGTATGTTGTTTTATCTTGCAtatgtactaaaaaaaaaaaaaaaaaaatactaatccTAAAACTGTAATGCCATCCATCTTGCACACATGGACACGCTCAAAAACACCATACTGTCTAATATTGAGAACGTCACCGTCTGTGGTCTTAATATTATCAATAAAttgacaaaatgaaatatttctttGTTCAAGTTTGGTCATTGCTGGaataatgtcatttatttccCAGGATTAAAGTTCGATTTCATTTGAAAAGATTCATATATAGGTGTGATTAATACACATTCAAGTATTTGTTATGATttaaattaaactcgtatctcaaggcaccgtgaccccccccccagagCTGTAtctttttaacaacaaattgaatataaagtcataattaaaatggtgatattcaaatatttaagGATAGAACTATAGGTTCAAATTGTTAAATAGGGATttggtgggcggggggggggggggggggggtggtggtctTGTAATATCGagtgaaccacaaaaacaagaaaaaccgcgaatttggcgggccggatgtaGGCTCCCAGGCCTTAAGTTGGACACCCACGAGTCCTTGGGAGTCAAAGCGGTCGGCGTGTAGTACCGATTCCGTGCGCTTGGAGGCGCTGCGGCTTCAGGGAAAAGCGTAACGTCCGAGTGCGAGAGCACCGCCGCATCCGTAATGAGGTCGGGATGACGGGAAGCAAGGAGAGGCTATTACTCGGCAAGGCCCGGCCTGCTCGGGTTCGCTGCAACCTCGTTACACAAATTACCGGCGGAGCGGCGCGGCAGTGGGTCCGCTAATGGAGCGTGAGTGCCGCCGGCTTCCGCCGCCCCCGCCCTCCCCTCCCCTtctctccctcccccccccccccccccccccgatcgaGGCCACAGGGAGACATCCGCCGGGGAAGCGCTATTAGTCCGTCTTTTAACGCCCCTTGTGCACGCGGGCCCGCGTCATTGCAATGAAACAAATGGacgtttcatttcaatatgcgcGGCGGTGCGCTTATATGATAAGTGCAAGAATCGCGAAATAACCACGACAGCAGTGTTCCCTCTGCATAATTCACCTACTCACAAATCGGTTTGGGGTGTTTTCGACCTACCCTGTTCTCTGCTGAAAAAGTCACCTATTCGCTGATTTAGTTCTCAAGTCTAAAGTGTTGTCTCACATCAAATGTAAATGCTTCGGCGCCCCCTTGTGGCATGTTGGTGCCAAGGCACTACGGTGGAACCtcagtttaaaaacatttaatgttgCAAATCTGTAAAGCTGTTGAATAAACATTTGCTTCAACGCATTTAAATGAAGGGTTGCAAGTTTGTATTATTCCAAATTTGAATCCcagtattttacttttactgcaagtgaatatcggctccaaatatcggttatcGGCCTCCTAATAATCGCTATTAgcgctgaaaaaaaacatagtgGTCTAGCTCTAATTGACTGCTCCTAGAAATTAATATAGTAGAAATTGCCTTACGATGCTACaggatggcggcaaagcactccTTTTGTGGAAATGAAACTCCTaaagtcacttcaacatactttcttcacatcaagatggcgccaaagcaatactgagcacaaaaacagctaaTGGCTAAATTTTGCAGTAAAGAGGttcccgcaaaaaaaaaatcagcgaaTATGTGAATgccaaactgcaaaaaaaataaaaataataataataaatctttttttttttttttttggaccactGAAGTGAATTTGGATTGTTTAGCGTGGCACACCGGTTGATCTCTCACAGCGTGGTTGGGAAGCTGCTGTTTTTGCACCACAGCGCCACCTGCTGAATTTGACGGGGCGCTGCTCAACTTGCCCCTTCATGCAAAAATGGTGTCCAAAAAGCCTGGCAGGAAGATCGCTTTCTGCTCGTCTTCAGCGCGCGCTGGCTTTGAGCTGCTGTCGTCGTGCAGACGACGTCTTTATTATTAGACGTCGTTTAGCGGCGTCCAAAGTGATGTAGCGGCGGCGTCTCTGTGTTCTTTTTGTCGCCGTTGCCTCTAATTGACGCTCCCGCCCCTGGCCTCCCCCCTTCCGCGAAACACTTTTCGGCGAACGCGGCTCCTCGTCTGCCGCTTCctcccgcccgcccgcccgcccgcccgcccgcctctTTGAAGCCTGcggaatgatgatgatgacaccCGGCGTAATCGCGGCACGACGCGCTATTGACAAAGCCTTCGGAACCCACGTGGCGGCTTTCACGGCTGCCTTCCCCGCCGCCGCGCATCCCCCCCGTGACAAGTGCAAAGGCCCGAGGGGGTGGATGTCAGCGAGGTGGGCTTTGATTGACAGCCGTGTTGACAGGAGACCACGGCGCGCGTGTTGATGGGATCTCGGCTCAGGTGCGGTTCGAGACCACGAGACCGAATGCGAGGGGCGCCGACGACGTTTCCCGGCCGTGGTGGGAATTTTACACGGCGGGCAGCTCGCTACGTGTGATCTGACAatgatgaagcagcatgtggctcattagcCGAGGTTCTGCGCGGAACGCCTTGTTCCCAGTAGCTGCCGATAATTGTGTTTTAGTTTAAGTTTGCAGCAGCTGCTAATTGGAAGACCTTGTACGCCGCGTTCCGGGCTTGCCTCTATGCAATTTCTTCTCTTTCTTGCAAGAAATTACAACACAAAAGGACAACTCTTGCAGCGGGACTTCTGCATTCGGGGGGGTCATCTGGCAAAATTTCCGTCATCAACAATGACGAAAATGAAAGGTCAATTGTGTTGTTCGAATGAGAAGATTCTCTGGGGAGGTCCTGAATTGCTCTTTCAATGTCACTTGTTGTACTGAAGCAGAATAATAGCCGACAATCAAGTTGTTCTCGTTGAGAGGGAATcgacagcgcctctgctggtcgCAGCCCAGTAGTGCACTCCCTTCCCCCCCCTTTTTACAATCCTTCACAATCCACAGAATTCTAAAGCATCGATTGGAGGCCGCACCCCCCTCACAATTGTTCCCCAGAAATCTTTGAAAACTCAgaccccaaagccagtttccttagcaacatgaaatttggtaagcGTGTCAATAAGGAGTATAGATCCACAAAAACACTCAAGAAGACGTGGCTGAAAAAGACAGACACAAGCCTgcctgccattttggtttgaagcccaCATTACGGAGTCATTCTGGCCATTTTTCAGTGGGCCTTGAAAAATGAACTCGTCCCGGACATTTTGTCCGATCGCTATCATATTTGAACCACGTGTAAACGGCGCTATCGCTGCGTGTGGGCAGCGAATGGCAGCAAGGTTTGATGACTTGCCGTTGAACTCGCCATAAATCAGCTCCACAAGGTCACATCTTGTCCAaaagccgtgtgtgtgtgtgtgtgtgtgtgtgtgtgtgagaggaaGAGATTCATAAGCACATGCTACTGGCAGAAACGTACACAAGCAGTACCTCAACAAATTGGACTTGAATGGAGTCCTCGAAACCATTTTTGGTTCTTTGTCCAAACGATTCGCCTCAACGTGTCCTGGTGCGCTTGACTTGTACTTCTCATTGTTGACTAGCTTACTAGCGAGTATAGTTGAAATTCATTCCAGCTAAAATGCCGTGAGTGATAACAAAAAGAATATCAGCCAAAATCGTGCTCGGATTGTTATCGCGACCtctgtgacccccccccccccaacaaataCGTCATTTGATTGTACTCCAGGTAAGCGAGAAATGCTAAGAATAGATATCTGGGTAAGTGTTCTCGGAGGAGAAACTCACCCGGCGAGTTCTATTCACATCGTCTTGTTTTCTTGCTCAGCAACAATTTTGCCGAGCTGATTCACTTGCGAGTATCTGGAACACGCTGTGCCCATCTCTCTGCGGTGGGATGGTCGTATCGAGCGCGCCGTCTGCGCTGTGCCGCTCGTGCCCTCCCCGCGCTGCGCTTACGCAACAGCCGACATACGGCGCTATTTTAAACTTCATTCACAAGctgatgtcccccccccccaactcagtgaaaaacatgttttggcgGCGTGGACAACAGCTCGCATTTCAGACACGTACTTTGTGTTTTGGCTAACAGTGGACCCGTTCTGGTAAAGCGCCCCCTTGTTTACCAGAGGCTACTTTCGCTACAGCGGGGCAACACAGTGATGACAGATCGGGGCCAGCGAGGCCTTCTCTGcaatgacctacatttacaacctaaatttgaatatttgttcGAAGAGATCATTTGAATTTGTTCGCAACAGCCTATCGATAGCGTTTCTCTGGGCTGCTTCCAGTTACGTGTACGTATGTGGTTGTtagattgattattattatttttttgtccaatcagattgcagcctctatgtgttgccatgggaatctaatctgcccagggccttccgAATCAGTCGTGCTGGCCGATGTAACGTGAACTGTATTAATAATGAGACTGTTTCtttaccaatcagatttcagtttGTCCTCGCGGGGACCAGCGCGCTGGCCCTCGTCGACGTCGACATTcttccgtcctctgattgggtGGTCAGAGCGAAACCTGTTACAGCCGGTTTTGACTTGAAAAACACCCGTAGCTATCCGCTTCGAAAACAACCGGGGCCAACAATCGTTAACATTATACCCGTTCAATATTTCTGATCGCAAATCCTGATGGGCGCGGGCAACACCGAGTTCGGCCGAGCCGCAGACTGCGCAATCGTGACACGGAACGGAACGATAGCCGATCACGATGCGACCTGAAGCTCGCCTAGATTAGAGGAGCAGCTGGTCGCGTTGTTGTCTGACATCTGGTTTGCAGGAGGAGAACTCGCGATTGTCGCTGGAGAGCTATTATTATGTGTGCGGTGTGCGTCACTATAAGAGCGATAAAAAGACCTTATGCAtcaattatttcccccccccccccttgccaTGTGTGTGgtttctcacattttaaaattctgttACGATGTTAAAATCGGGGCAGCAGGCGGTTTATGATTGTCAGAAAAGATTTCACATTCAATGGTGGAATCTCgtgattttgttctttttttttttctccccccccccccccaaatgttgCTTCACTTTCTCAGCTGCTGTAAGAGGCGGCGTCAGGGCTTTTACACAACACAAAATCGAGCGAAGATTTTTGCGGTTTTTGGCTGTTCATTGATACGGCAACAGCCATTTAGcctgcaaataaaaatattggaaaactTCGCAAAGTGcacgtttttaaaaatgacgcAGCGTTTCTCGTAGATGTTGAAAACTGGATGCACATGCGTGAACATTTTCGCTTTATGTTGCTCTAGATACGTTTTCAGAAAGTTTGGGaattttgtgggggaaaaatcttgagaatgttttttttttaatgcaaattaaTGCTACAAAATATTAGTATGAGACagttattgtgaaaaaaaatattgaaaagatTATTGTAGGAGAACTTCTTCCAAAACCGTTTATGATAAAGATTTGTCGCCTTTTGTTGGAATTTGGTTCacaattgttttgttatttgttttcgGTGTTTTTGAAAATGCGTGCACTGAATATGCATTATTAATGTacatcaaatatgtttttaaatgacgtAAACTCCAGATGTGTATACATTGACGGGGGCTATTCAGCAGTTAGCTTTGGATCAGATCAGGGACATTTGCAGCTACTGGCGTGGAATGCAGATTAGAgtgttttagttatttttttcaggttcatgtaaataagaataattttgATGCAGTTGTCAATATGCACAGAAAAGTCCcgtctttgttttattgtttttttttaacaaggctGTTGTTGTTAAACGTATCATTAGTCGCAGGACGCTGGTGCACGAATACAGTTATCAACGCAGCTAAGGTATGCGGCTCGTTCATCGCTCAAAACACGAGATGatgttcctgccaata contains:
- the tspan7b gene encoding tetraspanin-7b, producing the protein METKPVITCLKTLLIVYSFVFWITGAILLAVGVWGKLMLGPYISLIADNSTNAPYVLIGTGTVIVVFGLFGCFATCRGSPWMLKLYAMFLSLVFLAELVAGISGFVFRHEIKGTFHRTYTDAVLNYNADDEASRAVDSLQRRLRCCGVRNYTSWFGSVYYPSNGVPASCCVNAMDCNPDDLRNATVAPGKVYHQGCYELVTSFMETNMAIIAGVTFGIAFSQLIGMLLACCLSRIITANQYEMV